In Bacteroidales bacterium, the following are encoded in one genomic region:
- a CDS encoding dCMP deaminase family protein — protein MDSNHSSPLHPYKNKQAIFDQRYIEMARIWAKNSYCKRRQVGALMVKGKMIISDGYNGTPSGFENVCEDEEGNTKPYVLHAEANAITKVAKSNNSSENATLYVTTSPCLECAKLIIQSGIKRVVYTDRKESNDGIPLLERANIEVVQIVV, from the coding sequence ATGGATAGTAACCATTCCTCTCCTCTGCATCCCTATAAGAACAAACAAGCCATTTTCGATCAAAGATATATTGAGATGGCCAGGATCTGGGCCAAAAATTCCTATTGTAAAAGAAGGCAGGTTGGAGCTTTAATGGTTAAAGGAAAGATGATCATCTCGGATGGTTACAATGGCACCCCTTCTGGCTTTGAAAATGTCTGCGAAGATGAGGAAGGCAACACCAAGCCGTATGTATTGCATGCAGAAGCAAATGCAATAACAAAAGTAGCGAAATCTAACAATAGCAGCGAAAATGCAACGTTATATGTTACAACATCTCCGTGCCTGGAATGTGCTAAACTGATAATCCAATCCGGGATAAAACGAGTTGTTTATACAGACAGAAAAGAATCCAATGATGGTATTCCATTACTTGAAAGGGCCAACATTGAAGTAGTTCAAATTGTAGTATAA